AATTCAGAGAAAGAAAGATTGTATAATTATCAGATAAAGGTTAAAGACAACGGCGTATTTCTGGATGATCTTGGAGGGAAAACCCCATAAATTCAACTGATCTCGGAGTAGTTATACTAGCAGGAGGACTGAGTATGAGGATGGGGGGAGATAAGGCACTAATCGAGCTATGCGGAAAACCCCTGCTTCTACATGTAGTTGAGAGTGTTCTGAATCTACATCCTGATAAGATTATTGTAACAACTGAAAAAGGCAATGTAAATAGATATGCTTCAATCCTACCCTCGAGCGTTGGTCTCACGGAGGATTTGGTTGATGGTAAGGGACCCTTAGTCGGAATGATATCAGGGATGAGGGGGATCGACTCGAATTATACTCTTGTTCTCCCCTGTGATACCCCGTTCATCAAACCAAGCGTTCTGAGATTTCTCCATCAGAAGGCTTTGGGGGTTGATGCTGTTATCCCGAGGTGGCCTAATGGGTATATTGAGCC
This sequence is a window from Candidatus Bathyarchaeota archaeon. Protein-coding genes within it:
- a CDS encoding molybdenum cofactor guanylyltransferase, which encodes MRMGGDKALIELCGKPLLLHVVESVLNLHPDKIIVTTEKGNVNRYASILPSSVGLTEDLVDGKGPLVGMISGMRGIDSNYTLVLPCDTPFIKPSVLRFLHQKALGVDAVIPRWPNGYIEPLQAFYRTSSALKAAEEALNGDKRSCRDMIRLLNKVVYVNVDELRRFDPYLVTFFNV